From Clarias gariepinus isolate MV-2021 ecotype Netherlands chromosome 2, CGAR_prim_01v2, whole genome shotgun sequence, one genomic window encodes:
- the dynlrb2 gene encoding dynein light chain roadblock-type 2: MAEVEETLKRIQAHKGVIGTIVVNAEGIPIRTTLDNSTTVQYAGLLHQLAMKARSTVRDIDPQNDLTFLRVRSKKHEIMVAPDKEYLLIVIQNPSE, translated from the exons ATG GCTGAAGTGGAGGAGACACTGAAGAGGATTCAGGCCCACAAAGGTGTTATAGGGACAATAGTTGTAAACGCTGAAG GTATTCCTATTCGAACCACGTTGGACAATTCCACCACAGTGCAATATGCAGGCTTGCTTCATCAGCTCGCTATGAAAGCCAGGAGCACAGTCCGAGACATCGACCCTCAGAACGACCTCACTTTTCTACGGGTCAGATCCAAGAAACATGAGATCATGGTGGCACCCG ACAAAGAATATCTCCTAATTGTGATTCAGAACCCGAGTGAATAG
- the LOC128545388 gene encoding RCC1 domain-containing protein 1 yields MNWFGFGFNGFGQIEPQRNDEQKDIKVLRPVALGSLCACAESGLSRTGSSPKQKTQTWKVVASWSRSAIIHRTGDRQCVCVHGVEGSVLVSESEGCEDAVLTESCLTLSFTHTVQCWSLHRKGRALVWSEKLNSTEKTGNALALPLVPGGYIASKPPFFRPLSLHLQAASLALGTEHAVLLTASGTVYTWGHGSHGQLGQGTLVSGDEPQAVEALWGVPMKSVAAGGWHSACISAGGDLYVWGWNESGQIGLPSKGLREESQREEERIGETDKVKENIKKDEGTTDVFISIQAFPALVDVSEASEISMVSCGSRHTAAITSTGDLYTWGWGLYGQLGHGSRCSSDEPKIVEFFTSAGMSVRHVSCGLWNTFVAAVPRDPVAP; encoded by the exons ATGAACTGGTTTGGGTTTGGTTTTAATGGCTTTGGACAAATAGAGCCACAGAGAAACGATGAACAGAAGGATATTAAGGTGCTCAGGCCGGTGGCGCTGGGCTCTTTGTGCGCATGCGCTGAGTCAGGTCTAAGCAGAACAGGTTCGAGcccaaaacaaaaaacccaGACGTGGAAAGTTGTTGCGAGTTGGAGCCGAAGTGCGATTATCCACAGAACAG GTGAtcgccagtgtgtgtgtgtacatggagtAGAGGGCAGTGTCTTAGTGTCAGAGAGTGAAGGATGTGAAGATGCTGTCCTTACTGAGAGCTGTTTAACCCTCAGCTTTACTCACACTGTCCAGTGCTGGAGTTTACACAGAAAAGGAAGAGCGCTTGTGTGGAGTGAAAAACTAAACAGCACTGAAAAGACTG ggAATGCTCTAGCACTACCATTGGTTCCGGGGGGATATATAGCTTCCAAGCCTCCTTTTTTTCGGCCCCTCTCTCTCCACCTGCAGGCAGCGAGCCTGGCACTGGGCACTGAGCACGCTGTTCTACTCACAGCCTCCGGGACAGTGTACACCTGGGGACATGGCAG TCATGGTCAGCTGGGTCAGGGCACTCTGGTGTCAGGGGATGAGCCTCAAGCAGTAGAGGCACTGTGGGGAGTCCCCATGAAATCTGTTGCTGCAGGAGGCTGGCACTCAGCGTGCATCAGCG CTGGGGGAGACCTGTATGTATGGGGCTGGAACGAGAGCGGGCAGATTGGCCTGCCATCAAAAGGCCTCAGAGAGGAGAGTCAGAGAGAGGAGGAAAGGATTGGTGAGACAGACAAAGTTAAAGAGAACATAAAGAAGGACGAGGGCACCACCGATGTGTTCATCTCGATTCAAGCATTCCCCGCTCTGGTGGATGTATCAGAAGCATCTGAAATCAGCATGGTCAGCTGTGGATCCCGTCATACAGCAGCTATAACCA GCACTGGTGATCTCTACACCTGGGGATGGG GTCTCTATGGGCAATTGGGTCATGGTTCAAGATGCAGCTCAGATGAACCAAAAATTGTGGAGTTTTTCACAAGTGCTGGAATGAGTGTAAGACATGTAAGCTGTGGATTATGGAACACATTTGTGGCAGCAGTTCCAAGAGACCCTGTCGCACCCTGA
- the cib1 gene encoding calcium and integrin-binding protein 1: protein MGTTATKLPKDQLSEYQELTFLTKQEILLAHKRFSELLDRNDRQQLSSRVPLSKICTLPELKSNPFRKRICHVFSTSETKDGSLSFEDFLDLLSAFSDSATLEIKSHYAFRIFDFDDDGTLDYGDLEKLVNCLTGESADTRLTPEEMSQLITNILEESDIDKDGTVNLSEFQHVISRSPDFVSSFKIVL from the exons ATGGGCACCACAGCTACTAAACTACCGAAGGATCAGCTGTCGGAGTATCAG GAGCTCACCTTCCTCACTAAACAGGAGAttctgct GGCACATAAGAGATTCTCTGAACTCCTGGACAGAAATGATCGGCAACAGCTCAGTTCCCGGGTACCCTTGAGCAAAATTTGTACGTTGCCAGAGCTCAAG TCTAACCCTTTTCGAAAAAGGATCTGCCATGTCTTCTCCACTTCAGAGACAAAGGATGGGAGTTTAAGCTTTGAAGACTTCTTGGACCTCTTAAGTGCATTCAGTGATTCAGCAACACTTGAGATCAAATCACACTATGCTTTCAGAATCTTCG ATTTTGACGACGATGGCACACTTGATTATGGCGATCTCGAGAAGTTGGTTAACTGTCTGACTGGGGAGTCTGCAGACACAAGACTCACTCCTGAGGAAATGAGTCAGCTCATAACCAAC attCTCGAGGAATCAGACATTGATAAAGATGGGACTGTAAACCTTTCTGAATTTCAGCACGTCATCTCCAGGTCCCCAGATTTTGTTAG CTCTTTCAAGATTGTGCTGTGA